DNA sequence from the Vallitalea longa genome:
AAAAAATATATAAAAACACAAAAAAATAAAAAAGGTACGCAAAAATCTCAAAATCAAAAAAGCTTGATATGCCCTATTTACAAGGGGTTTCAAGCTTTTATTTTCTTTCAACTGTCAAAGACAGGATTATATAACAATACTCTTTACTATACAACTAGAAAAACATAAATACCTTTAATTCCTAACATACAATTTTTTATAAAATATAACACATATATTGTGTAAAATCACAAAAGCATTATATAACAATACTCTTTACTATACAACTAGAAAAACATAAATACCTTTAATTCCTAACATACAATTTTTTATAAAATATAACACATATATTGTGTAAAATCACAAAAGCCACCAGCTAAAAACTGATGGCTTTTTAATAATATATATATCTTTAATTACATCATGCCCATTCCTGGAGCTCCACCGCCCATTGGCATTGCTGGTTCATCTTCTTTAATATCTGCTACAACTGATTCTGTTGTAAGTAATGTTGAAGCTACGGAAGTAGCATTTTGAAGAGCACTTCTAGTTACTTTGGTTGGATCTATAATACCAGTAGATACCATATCAACATACTCTTCAGTAAGAGCATTAAATCCAACATTAACTTCTGATTCTTTTACTTTGTTAACAACTACTGAACCTTCAAGTCCTGCATTTGTAACGATTTGACGAAGTGGAGATTCTAATGCTTTTAAGATGATGTTGATACCTGTTTTTTCATCACCTTCAGCATTATCTGCTAATTTAGCGACTTCTTTAGAAGCATGGATATAAGCTGTTCCACCACCTGCAACAATACCTTCTTCTACTGCTGCTCTTGTAGCTGCTAATGCATCTTCCATTCGAAGTTTCTTCTCTTGCATTTCTGTTTCTGTAGCTGCACCAACTTTAATTACTGCAACTCCACCAGCCATTTTAGCTAATCTTTCTTGTAATTTTTCTCTATCAAAGTCTGAAGTTGTTTCTTCTATTTGAGCTCTGATTTGACTAACTCTAGCATCAATATCTTCTTTTGCACCAGCACCATCAACAATGATAGTATTTTCTTTTTGTACTTTAACTGATTTTGCTTTTCCAAGCATTTCCATTGTAGTTTCTTTTAAGTCAAGACCTACTTCTTCAGAAATTACTGTTCCGCCTGTTAAGATTGCAATATCTTGAAGCATTGCTTTTCTTCTATCACCGAAACCAGGAGCTTTAACAGCTACAACACTGAATGTTCCTCTCAAACGATTAAGAACTAATGTCGCTAAAGCTTCACCTTCAACATCTTCAGCGATTATTAATAATTTTGAACCTGATTGAATGATTTGTTCAAGTATAGGTAATATTTCTTGGATATTACTGATTTTTTTATCTGTAATCAAGATATATGGGTTATCTAGTTCTGCAACCATCTTATCCATATCAGTAGCCATATATGGTGATAAGTAACCTCTATCGAATTGCATACCTTCTACTAATTCAAGTTCAGTATCCATAGTCTTTGATTCTTCAATAGTTATTACACCATCATTTGATACTTTTTCCATTGCGTCTGCAATAAGTGCTCCTACCTCTTCATCACCACCTGAGATAGCTGCAACTTTTGCGATTTGATCTTTACCAGTTAATGCACTGCTCATATCCTTAATAGCATCTACAGTTATTTTTGTAGCTTCTTTCATTCCTCTTCTAAGAATAATTGGATTAGCACCTGCTGCTATGTTTTTAATTCCTTCTTGAATCATTGATTGTGCAAGTACTGTAGCTGTTGTTGTACCGTCTCCTGCAACATCATTAGTTTTAGTTGCAACTTCTTTTACAAGTTGTGCACCCATATTTTCGAATGCATCTTCTAATTCGATTTCTTTTGCAATAGTAACACCATCATTAGTAATAAGTGGTGTACCGAATTTCTTATCTAATACGACATTTCTTCCTTTTGGTCCTAGTGTAACTTTAACTGTATTTGCTAATTGGTTAACTCCTGCTTCTAAAGCAGTTCTTGCTTCTGCACCAAATTTAATTTCTTTAGCCATTATGTAGCCCTCCTTGTTTTCTTATTACTTTTACTCTAATATTGATTATTGCTTAACCATTATTCTACAATTGCTAATATATCACTTTGTTTTACGATAATATATTCATTATCATCTAATTTCACTTCTGTACCAGCATATTTAGAATATATTACCTTATCTCCTGCTTTAACTTCCATTTTCACTTCTTTTCCATCAACCATTCCACCGGGTCCTACGGCTACTACTTCCGCTTGTTGTGGCTTTTCTTTCGCTCCAGTAGGTAATACAATACCTGACTTAGTTACTTGTTCAGCTTCTAATTGTTTAATTACTACTCTGTCTCCTAAAGGTACTAGTTTCATGTTTATTTACCTCCTTATAATTATCTCTTATTATTCTTTTTCTTGTTGTTAGCACTCTCTCTAATCGAGTGCTAATCTCAAGGTATATATTATTAAAATAGGCAATTAATTGCAAATGTTAATTTCAGCCGTTATACTCCATTATCTGCTCATATATCTTTTATGCTTTTATTTGCTCTTGATTTCTTCATTTTGCTCCATTTTTTATTAAAACACAAAATTTGAAATATTATTTTATTGATATATAAGCTTAATATCTTATATTTGAACTAATATATATTTTTACCATATATAACAGATTTATACAAACTAATTTTTATTTTTTTCCAATTTTGAAATCTCTTGCATAATAAAAAAGGTATTGCTGAGCGAAACCAGCTAATGTCCCATAGTGTTCAACTGCAAACTCATGAATAACTTTTATCTTAGTATCATTTTCAAAATAATAATGTTCCATTATTCTTTTAACCCATACATCAGTTGGAAATACCTCATATCTCTTAGCTCCAAAAAGCAATACACAATCAGCAACTTTAGGTCCTACCCCTTTAATTTTCATTAATTCGTTTTTTGCATCAGCAATATTCATATCAGCTAATCTACTAAGATTCACTTCATCATTTATGACTTTTCTACATGCATCAGCAATATATGGTGCTCTAAAGCCTACCTTCAAGTCTCTTAGATCTTGTTCCGTAGCTTGAGATAATTGTTCTATTGTTGGGAAAGAATAAAATTTAATTTCATCTTCCTCACCTATATAAGTTCCATATCGCTTTGATATATCTTCTATAAGTTTTTTAATGTGTGAGATACTTTTATTCTGTGATATAATAAATGAAATCAATGTTTCCCATGTATCTTGTTGTAAAATCCTAATACCATCTTTTTCTGTAACTGCTCTATGTAAATGTTCATCTTTATCACTAAGTATTTTTTTTATAGAAGTATAATCCCTCTCTAGGTCAAAATATTTAATCCATATTGAATTGAAATCTTCTTCATCAATATTATGGAAAACAATTTCATCTTTATCTTGAGTTATTCTCAATATCTTATCATAAGCAACTATTATATAATCTTTATCTGACTTTTTATAGAATCTAAAACATTGCCCACATTCCAGAATATGTTCAATATCAAAATCACACAATCTATTAATTATTATATTATTGCTATCAACCATATATTCCATTGCTTTACCTCCTCAAAATAATCTATCCTAAACTCTATCACTAAACGCATATTTATGCTATACTCAATATATTCCAAATAACTATCGAATTACAATATATTATAAAACGAGTAGGTGAAAAAATGAAAGAAAAAATATATACGATTCCCGTTATAGATTCATTTAAAGAAAGTGGTGAATGCCCTTTTTGTAATATGTACAATACTCTTGAAGAGAATACCATACAATTTGTTCTAGGTCCATCTTATATGGAAACTGATGTAAGAGAACAAACCAACAAACTAGGTTTCTGTAACCATCATCTTCAAAAAATGTATTCTAACAAAAATAGATTAGGTCTTGCATTAATGCTTAACAGTCATCTTGATAAACTTCAAAAAGATATTGACAAACAAATTACTACAGATAATCCAAAATCCATAAAAAAATTATTCTCCAAAAAAGATACTAGCGATCGAGAACTTTATACTTATATAACAGAAAAAAATAATGATTGTTATATTTGTGATAAGATAAAATCAACTTTTGATAAGTATACTGATACCTTTTTTTATCTATGGAAAAAAGATGATTCTTTTATTGATCTAGTAAAGTCTAGTAATGGTTTCTGTCTTAATCATTTTGCTCTGTTATACAATGAAGCACCCAAATATCTTAACGACACGCAACTTAAAACATTTCTTGATCTAATTGTTTCACTCGAAAGAGAAAGCCTCAATCGCATAAAGGAAGAGTTGGACTGGTTCATCAAGAAAAATGACTATAGATTTGCAGAAGAACCTTGGAAAAATTCAAAAGACTCGTTAATCAGAACTATCCTGAAAATAAATAGCTTACGTATTGATTAAATAACAAATGACATCTAACATCTGTTGCAGAATAAAATAAAATCAATCCATTTTATTTTATATTCTGCAATATATATTATGAAATCCTAAAACCCGTAAATACAATACTAATTTTCATTGTTTTTTGCTACCAAAATTCTTTTTTGCTCCTTAACTAGATTTTTGACATTTCTAGCTTTATCTTTTAGTCTTTCATTAGCTGTTCTTGATACAATTACTTCTGACACCCATCTGGTAGACTCATCTAACTTACCTAGTTTTCTAGCTAAATCACCTAATAGATATATTACTGTCATTTCTTGCATTCCACATACTGGGAAATCTTCATTCTGATATGTATTAACAAACCCTTCATACGCTTTTTCAATAAATATCATTTCATTTTCTTTGACTTCATCTAATAATGTGTTAGAAGATGATTTTTTCTGCAAATCTTCTGAATAACATCTATATAACCAAGCTATCTTAAGACATATATAGGCTTTTTCACTAGCCTTAACTTTCTTGACAACAGCATTAAGTAAAGCTAATTTATATCTTTCTATAGCAATTTCATATGTATATTCATCAGGATATTTTCTTCCTCTGTATGAATTTGATATCTGTGATTTAATCCAATCTGCTTGAGTTGCAGTAATTTTCTTAAAGAACTTATTTAGAGCTGCATACCCACAACAATTACATAATACAACATCATAGGCATATGGTGTTATCACATCATATTTAGGTCTCAAATCAGTATCAATAGATATTAATTTCGCCTTTCCTGCTCTAACAGTTCTTGTAATGAATCTTTCACCACAAATAGGGCATAGAACCTTCCTATCATAAAGTAAATCTTTCGCTGAAATTTTCTTAGTTTTATTTGTTATCATTTTCACTCTCTTCTTTTTTTCATCTGCAAATATATCTGTACCTTTAATATTATTAAATCCTAATTTCTCTAGTCCAGAAAATATATCACTCATAAAATGCACCTTTTCTACTGTGGTATATATGAATCTCATTGAGTATCCTTTATGTTTATTATTTAACCCCTATACATACTCCTTCTAGGCATAAGAAAAAAACACATTATAAGATATAGTATTACAAAAAATACCTAATTTTTCCTATTATCTATATATGATATCATAATATGTGAAAATTTCATAGACTTATATTCAATAATTTGATATCATTTTGCAATATTCTCATCAATAGTTCATTAAATATACATATCATATCAATACATACTTAAGGTAAGAAATTATAATACAACCATATAATTAATTTGTATTATAGCATATCTATTCCATTAAGAATATACGATTTTACATTTATATTGCTATTCAAAAACAAACATACTAAGTAAAATTACTATATACGAGATGTCAAAATCTATTAAATATTTTATTTTAAGATACTAAAAAGCTGTTGACAAAACATTAATGCCTTATCAACAGCTTAATCCATTTATTATGTAATCAAAGAGTTGTAATAAATCATAATTTATTATATAACTCTTATATTACAATGATTTAATCATATTTTTATAAAATTATTTATTCTTGAGTTTCAGCTTCATCGTTGTTTTCTGTAGTAGTATCATCTGTAGCAGCTGCATCATCATCAGTAGAATCATCAGTTGCATCTTTACTATCATCTGTTGCATTATCTTGATTATCTGTAGAAGCATCTGCATCAGTTGAATCATCTTTGCTATCTTTATCATCTGTTGCATCTTTATCTGTATCAGTATTATCTGCATCAGTTGCATCTTTATCTGTATCAGCATTATCTACAGTAGCTTTATTGTCAGCATCAGAATCACCTTTATTACCTGATTCAGTACTTTCTACTTTAGCTTTATTATCAGTGTCAGCTTCATCTTTCTTACCACATCCTACAAAAGCTACAGACATTGCCATTATTATTGTTAATATTGCTATCATTTTCTTCATTTTAATTGCCTCCATATTCCTTAATTTGTTTAATAGTCACTATTTGAGTTATTGTTTTTTGTGCAATCATTCCTCCTTTAATATTTGATAGACGTTATTATATACAAAAATCTTATAAAAGTAAAGTTAAAAATTGATTAGAATATTCTACTTAAATTTTAATTTTCACTGTGACCCTGCTATCTATCAATGATTCTAAGACTATTATCTTTCGAAAAATTCAATATATCATATAAAAATAACGTTTCTGTAATATTATTTTGATTTATATATTCATATACATCCAATTTATAAAATCTCAAATCCAAAACATGAATTTCCTCATAATGATTAACTAAAAAAGGTATTAAACAATGAGCATATGAATTCTTGAATATAACCAACTTCTTTCCATTTGATACATCTGATTTTATTGTAACTATAGGATGATTCCCATCTAAAAAATAGGAATATTTATCTTTAGTTTCTAGATGATTCTTTTCATATAGAGAATTCGCCAATATATTTGAATTAATATAGTTAACAGAAACATTCCTTTTCATTTTTGGTTCAAATACTTCAATATAGTCAGGTTCTATACGATAATTATTTGCTTTGGAATATAAAGTCCCATAGAAATCATTTGAAACCACATTAATATCGAATTCATCTATTCCCAATGGTTTTATATCCATAGCGTCAGCTAACTTGACATAAGCATAATAAGCACCTCTCATTGTCCAATGATGATCTGTCCTAAAAAATATATATTCATTACTGCTATTTTTCAAATTATCATAAACATCAATGAAACTAATATTTTGTAGATTCTTCTTCATTCTATCTATTGTTATCAATTCATCATATGGACTTGCAAAGAGTGGAAGCTTATCTTCATTAATTTTAACAGATGTTGGTGGTAACAAAACATAAGTTTTCATGTTTTCTAATCTGCTTTGATAATTATTTATAGCTTTAATATTATTAATAATAATATTATCTTTTGGCATATTGTAATTTTCTAATAAATATTCATTTTCACCAAAAAAGATATCATTATTATCTTGTTTTAACCTGAGCCTTTCTATATCCGATTTCAGGCCAACAAAATAATCTCTAAAAATAAATTGATCAGTTATATAATCTTCAAATTTTTGAGTAAATCTTCCATTCTTAATTGATTTCCATGTTAATTCAGGTTTTTTAGCCAATATTCTGTTTTCTGACTCTGAAAAATGTTTATCCTCCGTTATAATATTCAATAGATTAATTGTTAGTATAAATACTATAAACATCACTATAACAATAATACTTGCTCTTCTATTCATTTGTTCTTGTCTCCTTTAATCTATTAAAATCTAAAATACAAGAATGGATTATAGGTTGAATCAACCAAATAAGCAGTTGATATGAAGAGTATCAAAAATAGTGCTATAGGCATAATTGCTTCTTGTATTTTTGTGCTTTTATTGTTACTGACTTTTGTCTGATACCATTTTTTTATAATAGGTGTTGATAATACGACTAACACAATTAATAAGATTAGATTAGTGTATAAATAATACATAAATTGATTATTTATTAATGGAACATCATTAAATCCAAACATCACTTTCAAATATTCAATAGTCACTTCTAAATCATCGAATGAGAATAAAACCCAACCTACTATTATTAACAATAAAGCGTATAGATGTCTTATGGGTTTCCACAATTTATTAATATATTTTAGCAAAAATGCTTTTTCTATAGCTATTATAAATCCAAAATATAACCCCCATATGACAAAATTCCAACTTGCACCGTGCCAAAGTCCTGTTAAAAACCAAACCACAAAGAGATTCCTATATAATTTGAATCTGCTTCCTCTATTTCCACCTAAAGGGATATATACATAATCTCGAAACCAGCTTCCTAATGATATATGCCATCTTCTCCAAAATTCAGTAATACTAGTTGAAATATATGGATAATTAAAGTTTTCTAGAAAATCAAACCCAAACATCTTACCTAATCCTATCGCCATATCTGAATACCCACTGAAATCAAAATAAATCTGGAACCCAAACGCTATAATTCCAAGCCATGATGTTAATATCGTTAAATCGTTAATATTCGTATTTTGAATTTGTCCCCATAGAAATCCAATATTATTTGCTAATAAGACTTTTTTACCAAGACCAATTATAAATCGTTCTAATCCATGTGCAAACTTATCTACCGTCTCCTTACGATTATTAATCTGATGAGCTATTGTTTGGTATCTAACGATAGGTCCAGCGATCAGCTGTGGAAATAACGTTACATAAGTGGCAAGAGCAATAGGATTTTTCTGTACTGGTGCTTGTTTTCTATAAACATCTATAGTATAGGACATAGTTTGGAAAGTATAAAAAGATATCCCTATTGGAAGAGGCAAATTGAATGTATCTAGGCTAGTTCCCAATACACTATTTATATTAAGTATGATAAAATCAGCATATTTAAAAAATCCAAGTAAACTTAAATTTATTATGACTGATGACAAAACCACTAATTTTGCCTTGATTCCTTGGTCTCTATATTTCTCTATCAACATACCATGAATATAATCTACTATTGAAGAAAATATCATTAATAGAATATAAATAGGTTCACCCCAAGCATAAAAAATCAGACTTACTATTAATAAAATAATATTTCTGATTTTTTTAGGAGCTATAAAATATAATATTAATGTTACAGGTAAAAAAATAAATATAAATACTAAACTGGAAAATACCATATGTCTACTCCTATTATCTAGTAA
Encoded proteins:
- a CDS encoding DUF2225 domain-containing protein is translated as MSDIFSGLEKLGFNNIKGTDIFADEKKKRVKMITNKTKKISAKDLLYDRKVLCPICGERFITRTVRAGKAKLISIDTDLRPKYDVITPYAYDVVLCNCCGYAALNKFFKKITATQADWIKSQISNSYRGRKYPDEYTYEIAIERYKLALLNAVVKKVKASEKAYICLKIAWLYRCYSEDLQKKSSSNTLLDEVKENEMIFIEKAYEGFVNTYQNEDFPVCGMQEMTVIYLLGDLARKLGKLDESTRWVSEVIVSRTANERLKDKARNVKNLVKEQKRILVAKNNEN
- a CDS encoding DHHW family protein, with amino-acid sequence MNRRASIIVIVMFIVFILTINLLNIITEDKHFSESENRILAKKPELTWKSIKNGRFTQKFEDYITDQFIFRDYFVGLKSDIERLRLKQDNNDIFFGENEYLLENYNMPKDNIIINNIKAINNYQSRLENMKTYVLLPPTSVKINEDKLPLFASPYDELITIDRMKKNLQNISFIDVYDNLKNSSNEYIFFRTDHHWTMRGAYYAYVKLADAMDIKPLGIDEFDINVVSNDFYGTLYSKANNYRIEPDYIEVFEPKMKRNVSVNYINSNILANSLYEKNHLETKDKYSYFLDGNHPIVTIKSDVSNGKKLVIFKNSYAHCLIPFLVNHYEEIHVLDLRFYKLDVYEYINQNNITETLFLYDILNFSKDNSLRIIDR
- a CDS encoding DNA-3-methyladenine glycosylase family protein, with the protein product MEYMVDSNNIIINRLCDFDIEHILECGQCFRFYKKSDKDYIIVAYDKILRITQDKDEIVFHNIDEEDFNSIWIKYFDLERDYTSIKKILSDKDEHLHRAVTEKDGIRILQQDTWETLISFIISQNKSISHIKKLIEDISKRYGTYIGEEDEIKFYSFPTIEQLSQATEQDLRDLKVGFRAPYIADACRKVINDEVNLSRLADMNIADAKNELMKIKGVGPKVADCVLLFGAKRYEVFPTDVWVKRIMEHYYFENDTKIKVIHEFAVEHYGTLAGFAQQYLFYYARDFKIGKK
- the groES gene encoding co-chaperone GroES, which gives rise to MKLVPLGDRVVIKQLEAEQVTKSGIVLPTGAKEKPQQAEVVAVGPGGMVDGKEVKMEVKAGDKVIYSKYAGTEVKLDDNEYIIVKQSDILAIVE
- the groL gene encoding chaperonin GroEL (60 kDa chaperone family; promotes refolding of misfolded polypeptides especially under stressful conditions; forms two stacked rings of heptamers to form a barrel-shaped 14mer; ends can be capped by GroES; misfolded proteins enter the barrel where they are refolded when GroES binds) encodes the protein MAKEIKFGAEARTALEAGVNQLANTVKVTLGPKGRNVVLDKKFGTPLITNDGVTIAKEIELEDAFENMGAQLVKEVATKTNDVAGDGTTTATVLAQSMIQEGIKNIAAGANPIILRRGMKEATKITVDAIKDMSSALTGKDQIAKVAAISGGDEEVGALIADAMEKVSNDGVITIEESKTMDTELELVEGMQFDRGYLSPYMATDMDKMVAELDNPYILITDKKISNIQEILPILEQIIQSGSKLLIIAEDVEGEALATLVLNRLRGTFSVVAVKAPGFGDRRKAMLQDIAILTGGTVISEEVGLDLKETTMEMLGKAKSVKVQKENTIIVDGAGAKEDIDARVSQIRAQIEETTSDFDREKLQERLAKMAGGVAVIKVGAATETEMQEKKLRMEDALAATRAAVEEGIVAGGGTAYIHASKEVAKLADNAEGDEKTGINIILKALESPLRQIVTNAGLEGSVVVNKVKESEVNVGFNALTEEYVDMVSTGIIDPTKVTRSALQNATSVASTLLTTESVVADIKEDEPAMPMGGGAPGMGMM
- a CDS encoding MBOAT family O-acyltransferase; this encodes MVFSSLVFIFIFLPVTLILYFIAPKKIRNIILLIVSLIFYAWGEPIYILLMIFSSIVDYIHGMLIEKYRDQGIKAKLVVLSSVIINLSLLGFFKYADFIILNINSVLGTSLDTFNLPLPIGISFYTFQTMSYTIDVYRKQAPVQKNPIALATYVTLFPQLIAGPIVRYQTIAHQINNRKETVDKFAHGLERFIIGLGKKVLLANNIGFLWGQIQNTNINDLTILTSWLGIIAFGFQIYFDFSGYSDMAIGLGKMFGFDFLENFNYPYISTSITEFWRRWHISLGSWFRDYVYIPLGGNRGSRFKLYRNLFVVWFLTGLWHGASWNFVIWGLYFGFIIAIEKAFLLKYINKLWKPIRHLYALLLIIVGWVLFSFDDLEVTIEYLKVMFGFNDVPLINNQFMYYLYTNLILLIVLVVLSTPIIKKWYQTKVSNNKSTKIQEAIMPIALFLILFISTAYLVDSTYNPFLYFRF
- a CDS encoding DUF6062 family protein, which encodes MKEKIYTIPVIDSFKESGECPFCNMYNTLEENTIQFVLGPSYMETDVREQTNKLGFCNHHLQKMYSNKNRLGLALMLNSHLDKLQKDIDKQITTDNPKSIKKLFSKKDTSDRELYTYITEKNNDCYICDKIKSTFDKYTDTFFYLWKKDDSFIDLVKSSNGFCLNHFALLYNEAPKYLNDTQLKTFLDLIVSLERESLNRIKEELDWFIKKNDYRFAEEPWKNSKDSLIRTILKINSLRID